In Macadamia integrifolia cultivar HAES 741 chromosome 5, SCU_Mint_v3, whole genome shotgun sequence, a single window of DNA contains:
- the LOC122078593 gene encoding probable inactive poly [ADP-ribose] polymerase SRO2, with translation MNTSVAVMKTNDTKCQISPPPVGRNGRIKLRSRDLVSDHCRRRRNIEHMKHRDNGDSASDTTNERDISVSDSESVVSGSTTAPEFESFTGNGLIRLEEGDNEHDIIKNRFILGLSSLGRHATVVAVHKNSFSSFHRQARFQSFKIFSEAMSLKCNGNANIKYAWYGTSRERVHRIVTNGFGQFEKPENSKLNGCGLHLSPESSSIESVMESVLDEGGLRHVFLCRVILGNMEEIPPGPEQFYPSSEDFDSGVDNLAAPSRYVVWSTHMNSHILPEYVISFRAPPCLKGFQRTQEHVVKPTSAWMPFPNLISVLSRFLTPTSIAVIQKHHNDYREKKITRPHLIQRVRQIAGDKLLVSVIKTCRSKQFKAKGSRSPSSSSN, from the exons atGAATACCTCCGTTGCTGTTATGAAGACTAACGATACAAAATGCCAGATATCACCTCCTCCTGTGGGAAGGAATGGCAGGATTAAACTTAGGTCTAGGGATTTAGTTTCTGATCATTGTAGAAGACGTAGGAACATTGAACATATGAAGCACAGAGATAATGGAGATTCGGCATCAGATACCACCAATGAGAGGGATATATCGGTTTCGGATTCTGAAAGTGTCGTCTCTGGCTCCACCACCGCTCCGGAATTCGAATCCTTCACAGGAAATGGACTGATCAGGTTGGAAGAAGGAGATAATGAGCACGACATCATCAAGAATAGATTTATCTTGGGTTTGAGTTCTCTAGGAAGGCATGCTACGGTTGTCGCCGTTCACAAAAATTCTTTCTCTAGCTTTCACAGACAAGCTCGATTTCAATCGTTCAAGATCTTCTCGGAAGCGATGTCTCTGAAGTGCAATGGCAATGCCAATATAAAATACGCTTGGTATGGAACTTCGAGGGAAAGGGTTCATAGGATCGTTACCAATGGATTTGGTCAATTTGAAAAGCCTGAGAACAGCAAATTGAATGGCTGCGGTCTCCATCTTTCTCCGGAGAGTTCTTCTATTGAGAG TGTGATGGAATCTGTTCTAGATGAAGGTGGTTTGCGACATGTGTTTCTTTGTCGTGTGATCTTGGGAAATATGGAGGAAATCCCTCCTGGTCCTGAGCAGTTTTATCCTAGTTCTGAGGATTTTGACTCCGGGGTCGATAATCTGGCTGCTCCCAGCAGATATGTCGTCTGGAGCACACATATGAACAGTCATATCTTGCCTGAATACGTCATAAGTTTCAGGGCTCCTCCTTGCTTGAAAG GTTTTCAAAGGACACAAGAGCATGTGGTCAAACCCACATCTGCTTGGATGCCGTTTCCGAATCTAATATCTGTACTTTCGAGGTTCTTGACTCCCACTTCCATTGCTGTCATTCAGAAGCATCACAACGATTACCGA GAGAAGAAGATCACTCGGCCGCACCTGATTCAGCGAGTGAGGCAAATAGCTGGAGACAAATTGCTTGTATCAGTAATCAAAACATGCAGAAGCAAG CAATTCAAAGCAAAAGGAAGCCGTTCACCAAGCAGCAGCTCAAATTAG